The following are encoded together in the Gordonia insulae genome:
- a CDS encoding sensor histidine kinase, with product MNEAPGPKDLPGPAPGDDAAPEADRHVLLAGHVLFAVLLSLGAVRAALASSTPVVPILAALAAAGWYCVGAVWVSRRRGRVARLWLAGLILIWLGLIVLSGEFVWLAFLLALLVWHLFPVRAAIPVEILVALAAAIAFAAHQGRWVAGAIFGPVIGVACAAVMTEIYQRLRAQSEERQRLVDELVSARRELAIREREAGRLGERERLAREIHDTVGQSLASVIMLLRAALGSSTPTDRSAQLHTALDTASDALAETRRFVLGLNPATLERDGLATALRSLADESSALGLRTVFEQHGSPCPLPTGSQVALLRAAQEALSNARRHARADAATMTLTYQDDEVSIDVVDDGTGFDPTAVDGLRANGTGYGLTAMRSRLSEWGGEVTVESEAGAGTAVRATIPVGTRTGEEADGT from the coding sequence GTGAACGAAGCCCCTGGTCCGAAAGATCTCCCCGGCCCCGCACCGGGTGACGATGCCGCGCCAGAGGCCGACCGCCACGTGTTGCTGGCGGGTCACGTGCTCTTCGCCGTGTTGCTCTCGCTCGGCGCCGTCCGCGCCGCACTCGCGTCGTCGACGCCGGTCGTGCCGATTCTTGCCGCCCTCGCGGCCGCCGGGTGGTACTGCGTCGGGGCGGTATGGGTCTCGCGACGACGCGGTCGGGTCGCCCGTCTGTGGTTGGCCGGACTGATCTTGATCTGGCTGGGGCTCATCGTGCTGTCGGGTGAGTTCGTGTGGCTGGCGTTCCTGCTCGCGCTGCTGGTCTGGCATCTCTTTCCGGTCCGGGCGGCGATACCCGTCGAGATCCTGGTCGCGCTCGCCGCCGCAATCGCGTTCGCCGCGCACCAGGGCCGGTGGGTGGCGGGAGCGATCTTCGGTCCGGTCATCGGGGTGGCCTGTGCCGCGGTGATGACCGAGATCTACCAGCGACTGCGGGCCCAGTCGGAAGAACGTCAGCGCCTCGTCGACGAACTCGTGAGTGCGCGCCGGGAACTCGCGATACGCGAACGAGAGGCCGGACGGCTCGGTGAACGCGAGCGCCTCGCACGGGAGATCCACGACACCGTGGGGCAGAGCCTGGCGAGCGTGATCATGTTGCTGCGAGCGGCGCTCGGATCGTCCACCCCGACGGATCGCTCGGCGCAACTCCACACGGCACTCGACACCGCGTCCGATGCGCTCGCCGAGACCAGGCGCTTCGTCCTCGGATTGAACCCCGCGACACTCGAGCGGGATGGCCTTGCCACAGCTCTGCGCTCACTCGCGGACGAGAGTTCGGCTCTCGGGCTGCGAACGGTCTTCGAACAGCATGGGAGCCCGTGTCCCCTGCCCACCGGCAGTCAGGTCGCGCTGCTCCGCGCCGCTCAGGAGGCACTGTCCAACGCACGCCGGCACGCCAGAGCGGACGCGGCGACGATGACGCTGACCTATCAGGACGACGAGGTCAGCATCGACGTCGTCGACGACGGGACCGGCTTCGACCCGACTGCCGTCGACGGTCTGCGCGCCAACGGCACGGGGTACGGTCTGACCGCGATGCGCAGCCGGCTGTCCGAGTGGGGCGGCGAGGTGACGGTCGAATCCGAGGCGGGTGCGGGAACCGCTGTCCGGGCGACGATCCCGGTCGGCACGAGGACGGGCGAGGAGGCGGACGGCACGTGA
- a CDS encoding ABC transporter permease: MRREPTLPRLETSATNGRGLVVFIGIRDIRFAKGRFVLICAVIAMMTFLVVALSALTNGLQNQSISAVSRLPGQTLVLRDTAGAEGPSLSQSELDESTVRRIVDENDGDATELGVTTTRVAHGVISSTVAVFGAGVAVMPEPDVGGYPQSGGILLTREQADDLGVGIGDPVTVGPSHLRVDGIGAAGDYAHTPVAYTTMDTWRALSHGQYASAVVLAAGSTDAPETTSVPMSKAVDTVPGYRSEHGSLLAIQAMLLAISALVIGTFFAVWTVQRLRDLAVVRALGANRWYLLRDGFGQAALVLLAGETVGALLGIGLSAAVSAAVPVALTAGGIALPLLAMTLLGSAGALLAVRRVTVVDPVVAMSR; the protein is encoded by the coding sequence ATGCGGCGAGAGCCCACGTTGCCGAGGCTGGAGACATCGGCAACGAACGGAAGGGGCCTGGTGGTGTTCATCGGTATCCGCGACATCAGATTCGCCAAGGGGCGTTTCGTCTTGATCTGTGCCGTCATCGCGATGATGACGTTCTTGGTGGTGGCGCTCTCCGCGCTGACCAATGGCCTGCAGAACCAGTCGATCTCCGCGGTCAGCAGGCTGCCCGGGCAGACCCTCGTACTGCGGGACACTGCCGGTGCCGAAGGGCCGTCGCTGTCGCAGAGTGAGCTCGACGAGTCGACCGTGCGTCGCATCGTCGACGAGAATGACGGTGACGCAACGGAACTCGGTGTGACCACCACCAGGGTCGCCCATGGCGTGATCTCCTCGACGGTGGCCGTCTTCGGCGCCGGCGTCGCGGTGATGCCCGAGCCCGACGTCGGCGGGTATCCGCAATCCGGCGGCATCCTGCTCACCCGGGAACAGGCGGACGACCTGGGTGTCGGGATCGGTGATCCGGTCACCGTCGGGCCGTCCCACCTTCGGGTCGACGGCATCGGCGCGGCCGGTGACTACGCCCACACGCCGGTCGCCTACACGACCATGGACACCTGGCGTGCGCTCTCCCACGGCCAGTACGCGAGCGCGGTGGTGCTCGCCGCCGGCTCGACCGACGCGCCCGAGACGACGAGCGTGCCGATGTCGAAGGCCGTCGACACCGTGCCCGGCTACCGGTCCGAGCACGGGTCGCTGCTCGCGATCCAAGCGATGCTGCTGGCGATCTCCGCACTCGTCATCGGCACCTTCTTCGCGGTGTGGACGGTGCAGCGCCTGCGGGATCTCGCCGTGGTGCGCGCGCTGGGCGCCAACCGGTGGTATCTGCTGCGGGACGGATTCGGGCAGGCAGCCCTCGTCCTGCTCGCCGGCGAAACGGTGGGCGCACTCCTCGGGATCGGTCTGTCGGCCGCCGTGTCGGCGGCCGTCCCGGTCGCCCTGACCGCCGGCGGTATCGCACTGCCGTTGCTCGCGATGACGCTGCTCGGCAGCGCGGGCGCGCTCCTCGCAGTGCGCCGGGTGACCGTCGTCGACCCTGTGGTGGCGATGTCGCGATGA
- a CDS encoding ABC transporter substrate-binding protein, giving the protein MRPYLRRVIPLFTHRRARVAVAAATVALCGAAFAGCSESGTENAGSAGLEPAPAEYQLADVCPENVVVQLQWQPQSDMAGVIGLLGPGYSVDTGNKSVTGPLAFDGKDTGVDVTLRAGGPAIGFQSVPSAMYADDSIDLGLVHGDQLISAAKDQRVVGVTPLLQYNPSIIMWDPSSHPDQKTIADIGKTDASVVVSKDQIFPQWLVAKGLLKQDQLDTSYDGAPARFVGDPTIAQQGFANSEPYTYEHETPSWNKPVAYAMVKDAGYDVYASNVSVRADKLEELSPCLQKLVPMIQQTGKNYVNSPDAINATIVDWVSQDVAFTPYSAGEAAYSAGLLKDKGVIAPGPDGVYGSYDMAKAQSVVADLVPILNADGAGLPAQLPADQLFTTEFISGQVR; this is encoded by the coding sequence ATGCGCCCCTACCTTCGTCGCGTCATTCCCCTGTTCACCCACCGCCGTGCACGCGTGGCCGTCGCCGCCGCGACCGTCGCGCTCTGCGGCGCCGCCTTCGCCGGATGCTCCGAATCGGGCACCGAGAACGCGGGGTCCGCCGGCCTCGAGCCCGCCCCGGCGGAATACCAGCTCGCCGACGTGTGCCCGGAAAACGTTGTGGTGCAACTCCAGTGGCAGCCGCAGTCGGACATGGCCGGCGTGATCGGGCTGCTCGGCCCCGGCTATTCGGTGGACACCGGGAACAAGTCCGTCACCGGTCCGCTCGCCTTCGACGGCAAGGACACCGGGGTCGACGTCACCCTGCGCGCCGGCGGTCCGGCCATCGGCTTCCAGTCGGTACCGTCCGCGATGTACGCCGACGATTCGATCGACCTGGGCCTCGTGCACGGGGATCAGCTGATCTCCGCGGCCAAGGACCAGCGCGTCGTCGGCGTCACGCCACTGCTGCAGTACAACCCGTCGATCATCATGTGGGACCCGTCGTCGCATCCCGATCAGAAGACGATCGCCGACATCGGCAAAACCGATGCCAGTGTCGTCGTCTCCAAGGACCAGATCTTCCCGCAGTGGCTGGTCGCCAAAGGGCTGCTGAAGCAGGATCAGCTCGACACCAGCTACGACGGCGCACCGGCCCGCTTCGTCGGCGATCCGACGATCGCCCAGCAGGGCTTCGCCAACTCGGAGCCGTACACCTACGAGCACGAGACGCCGTCGTGGAACAAGCCGGTGGCCTACGCGATGGTCAAGGACGCCGGATACGACGTCTACGCCTCGAACGTGTCGGTGCGGGCGGACAAGCTGGAGGAACTGTCGCCCTGCCTGCAGAAGCTGGTCCCGATGATCCAGCAGACCGGCAAGAACTATGTGAACTCGCCCGACGCGATCAACGCCACCATCGTCGACTGGGTGTCGCAGGACGTCGCCTTCACCCCGTACAGCGCGGGTGAGGCCGCGTACTCGGCCGGGCTGCTGAAGGACAAGGGCGTCATCGCTCCCGGCCCCGACGGCGTGTACGGCAGCTACGACATGGCCAAGGCGCAGTCGGTGGTCGCAGACCTGGTCCCGATCCTGAACGCCGACGGCGCGGGACTGCCCGCGCAGCTCCCCGCCGATCAGCTGTTCACCACGGAGTTCATCAGCGGTCAGGTGCGCTGA
- a CDS encoding response regulator: MIRLLLVDDHPVVRAGLRAVLAPVDGIEVTAEAATAADALAAVQRDDIDVVLMDLRLGSGGDGVEATESIRALPNPPRVLILTTYETDGDILRAVRAGATGYLLKDADPDVLVRAISSAAAGETVLAPPVAARLLGRMQSPDTALTRRELEIVGRLADGDSNRDIARALTISEATVKSHLVHIFDKLGADSRTRVVAEASRRGLL, from the coding sequence GTGATCCGACTTCTCCTCGTGGACGACCATCCGGTGGTGCGGGCCGGTCTTCGCGCGGTGCTCGCGCCCGTCGACGGCATCGAGGTCACCGCGGAAGCCGCCACCGCAGCGGACGCTCTCGCAGCGGTGCAACGCGACGACATCGACGTGGTTCTCATGGACCTCCGACTCGGCTCCGGCGGCGATGGCGTCGAGGCCACCGAATCGATTCGGGCGCTTCCGAATCCGCCGCGGGTGCTGATCCTCACGACGTACGAGACGGACGGCGACATCCTGCGCGCTGTCCGCGCGGGGGCCACCGGATATCTGTTGAAGGACGCCGATCCCGATGTCCTGGTCCGCGCGATCAGCTCGGCGGCCGCCGGGGAGACGGTGCTCGCTCCGCCGGTGGCGGCCCGCCTCCTCGGCAGGATGCAGTCGCCGGACACGGCCCTCACGCGACGCGAGCTCGAGATCGTGGGCCGGCTCGCGGACGGCGATTCCAACCGCGACATCGCTCGTGCGCTCACCATCTCCGAGGCCACCGTGAAGTCGCACCTGGTGCACATCTTCGACAAGCTCGGCGCCGACAGCCGTACGCGGGTGGTCGCCGAGGCAAGCCGACGTGGGCTGCTCTGA
- a CDS encoding ABC transporter ATP-binding protein yields the protein MSLSLSNVTLTFPDGRGRLTALDHVDLDVGNGSFVAVTGPSGSGKSSLLSVAGTLLTPDSGTVEIDGTPTTALSDEQRARIRRDRIGFVFQQDNLLPSLTALDQLLLTVDLGGQKPVRHRDEALALLDEVGVAGAASRRPHELSGGMRQRVNIARALTGSPALLLIDEPTSALDTERGRAVIELIGTLVRQRDVAAVLVSHDLDSMSVAPGRGVDRVLHMRDGHFESAARTSPAPA from the coding sequence ATGAGTTTGTCGCTGTCGAACGTCACGCTGACCTTTCCCGACGGCCGCGGTCGGCTGACGGCCCTCGATCATGTCGATCTCGACGTCGGCAACGGCAGCTTCGTCGCCGTGACCGGGCCATCCGGTTCCGGTAAGTCGAGTCTGCTGTCCGTCGCCGGCACGCTCCTGACGCCGGACTCAGGGACCGTCGAGATCGACGGCACCCCGACCACCGCCCTGTCCGACGAACAGCGGGCGCGGATTCGCCGGGACCGCATCGGGTTCGTGTTCCAGCAGGACAATCTGTTGCCGTCGCTGACCGCTCTGGACCAACTGCTGCTGACGGTCGATCTGGGCGGCCAGAAGCCCGTCCGGCATCGGGACGAGGCGCTGGCACTGCTCGACGAGGTCGGCGTGGCGGGCGCGGCATCACGTCGGCCGCACGAACTGTCCGGCGGTATGCGGCAGCGGGTGAACATCGCTCGGGCACTGACGGGGTCGCCGGCGCTGCTCCTGATCGACGAGCCGACCTCGGCCCTGGACACCGAGCGTGGCCGGGCCGTCATCGAGTTGATCGGCACGCTCGTCCGGCAGCGGGATGTCGCCGCAGTGCTCGTCAGCCACGATCTGGACTCGATGTCGGTGGCACCGGGACGAGGGGTGGACCGCGTGCTGCACATGCGCGACGGACATTTCGAGTCGGCCGCCCGGACGTCACCTGCGCCCGCCTGA
- a CDS encoding DUF4178 domain-containing protein: MEILLIVIVALLLIIAVVVVFNFLGNRKLRQAETDALRHRAYRPGDPFSTADDDSVRGNPRDLKPGDLVELRGETFAVRGTLRLSQGGFVWTENFLDTGTGRKAWISVEDDPDLEVVLWHELTGVTLSPGPDSLELDGHRYRADESGSAEFTSAGTTGLTARGSMRYHDYEAGDERLSFEDFGSGWECARGEVIERSEYRIYPSDPTPES, from the coding sequence GTGGAGATCCTGCTGATCGTGATCGTCGCGCTGCTGTTGATCATCGCCGTCGTGGTGGTCTTCAATTTTCTCGGTAACCGCAAGTTGCGACAGGCCGAGACCGACGCCCTGCGGCACCGCGCCTACCGGCCGGGCGACCCGTTCTCGACCGCCGACGACGATTCGGTGCGCGGCAATCCGCGCGATCTCAAGCCCGGCGACCTCGTCGAACTCCGTGGCGAGACGTTCGCGGTGCGCGGCACGCTGCGGTTGTCCCAGGGTGGATTCGTGTGGACCGAGAATTTCCTCGACACCGGAACGGGCCGCAAGGCCTGGATCTCGGTCGAGGACGATCCGGATCTCGAGGTCGTGCTGTGGCATGAGCTGACCGGCGTGACCCTGAGCCCGGGTCCGGACAGCCTCGAACTCGACGGCCACCGCTACCGTGCCGACGAATCGGGGTCGGCGGAGTTCACCTCGGCCGGTACCACCGGGCTGACGGCCCGCGGTTCGATGCGCTACCACGACTACGAAGCAGGCGACGAACGACTGTCCTTCGAGGACTTCGGCTCGGGGTGGGAATGCGCCCGCGGCGAGGTGATCGAGCGCAGCGAGTACCGGATCTACCCGTCCGACCCCACACCCGAGTCGTGA